A section of the Platichthys flesus chromosome 22, fPlaFle2.1, whole genome shotgun sequence genome encodes:
- the LOC133933325 gene encoding pro-opiomelanocortin-like yields the protein MCPVWLLVAVVVVGGARGAVSQCWEHPTCQEVDDEKSMMDCIELCHSDLTDETPVIPGPSHLQPLSLSDSSFFALPPSSSKRSYSMEHFRWGKPVGRKRRPIKVYTSNGVEEESAEVFPGEMRRRELVNELLAAAEVEEKAQEVMEEAGEEEEEQPLAGVQDKKDGSYKMKHFRWGSPPAAKRYGGFMKSWDERSQRPLLTLFKNVINKGGQQQK from the exons ATGTGTCCTGTGTGGTTATTGGTGGCTGTGGTGGTTGTGGGCGGGGCCAGAGGAGCTGTCAGTCAGTGCTGGGAGCATCCGACCTGTCAGGAAGTGGACGATGAGAAAAGCATgatg GACTGTATCGAGCTCTGTCACTCTGACCTCACCGATGAGACCCCCGTCATCCCAGGCCCCTCCCAcctccagcctctctctctgtcagactcCTCCTTCTTCGCCCTGccgccctcctcttccaaacgcTCCTACTCCATGGAGCACTTCCGCTGGGGGAAGCCCGTCGGCCGCAAGCGCCGCCCAATCAAAGTCTACACCTCCAACGGCGTGGAGGAGGAGTCTGCTGAGGTTTTCCCCGGCGAGATGAGGAGGCGGGAGTTGGTCAATGAGCTGTTAGCAGCtgcggaggtggaggagaaggcccaggaagtgatggaggaggcaggggaagaggaggaggagcagccccTGGCTGGAGTCCAGGACAAAAAAGATGGTTCCTACAAGATGAAGCATTTTCGCTGGGGCAGCCCGCCCGCCGCCAAACGCTACGGCGGCTTCATGAAGAGCTGGGACGAACGCAGCCAGAGGCCGCTACTCACGCTCTTCAAGAACGTCATCAACAAAGGTGGACAGCAGCAGAAGTGA